A genomic region of Leptolyngbya sp. NIES-2104 contains the following coding sequences:
- a CDS encoding DJ-1/PfpI/YhbO family deglycase/protease, with product MVMDSQPKKVAILIEQGVEDAEFQLPYNALKKAGAEVIVLGSRVNEEYKGKQGKLNIKADATTTESIATDFDAVIIPGGHAPDKMRTNMKTVQFVEDALENGVLVASVCHGPQVLIEGDMLDGVRATGFRAIRKDMQNAGAEFVDEPLVIDDNLITSRRPGDLPIFVTAILQQLSLNIPDTTLPPISDLDAGWWKLGEEWGGSSKSEIVNALNTAIQGERYSLETFQHYHDNATDDAMKELFQEILQHKNQHVQQLEARLAVFNEKPSLPAAVSNLYASIKSFFQNDQTDVEILRRALGDLQTGVVDTYNLRNMLTDPATVEILDQMEVTLARDEQRIANLYKDRLGDRVPQSPKPSSRPAVTGA from the coding sequence ATGGTGATGGACTCGCAGCCCAAAAAGGTTGCTATTTTAATCGAACAAGGGGTCGAAGATGCGGAATTTCAGCTTCCCTACAATGCGCTGAAGAAAGCGGGAGCCGAAGTTATCGTACTTGGTTCGCGGGTGAATGAAGAATATAAAGGTAAGCAAGGCAAGCTCAACATCAAAGCCGATGCGACGACAACGGAATCGATCGCAACTGATTTCGATGCCGTAATCATTCCAGGTGGTCATGCGCCCGATAAGATGCGGACGAATATGAAAACCGTTCAATTCGTAGAGGATGCTTTAGAAAATGGTGTTTTAGTTGCATCAGTTTGTCATGGTCCGCAAGTTCTGATCGAAGGCGATATGTTAGATGGCGTTCGGGCGACCGGATTCCGTGCCATTCGTAAGGATATGCAGAATGCTGGAGCCGAATTCGTCGATGAGCCTTTAGTAATCGACGATAATCTGATTACCTCTCGTCGTCCAGGAGATTTGCCGATTTTTGTCACTGCGATTTTGCAACAGTTAAGTCTCAACATTCCAGATACAACTTTGCCGCCGATCAGTGATCTCGATGCAGGCTGGTGGAAGCTCGGTGAAGAATGGGGTGGCTCTAGCAAAAGCGAAATTGTGAATGCTTTGAACACTGCAATTCAAGGCGAGCGTTACAGCTTGGAAACCTTCCAGCATTACCATGACAATGCCACCGATGATGCAATGAAGGAACTATTCCAAGAAATTTTGCAGCATAAGAATCAGCATGTTCAACAGTTAGAGGCTCGCTTAGCAGTATTCAATGAGAAGCCTTCGCTGCCTGCTGCTGTTAGCAATCTTTATGCCAGTATCAAATCCTTCTTCCAAAACGATCAAACCGATGTCGAAATCTTACGACGTGCATTGGGCGATTTGCAAACAGGTGTAGTTGATACCTACAACCTGCGTAACATGCTGACCGATCCAGCAACCGTTGAGATCTTGGATCAGATGGAAGTGACTTTGGCAAGAGACGAGCAGCGAATTGCAAATCTCTACAAAGATCGATTGGGCGATCGCGTTCCCCAATCTCCCAAGCCCTCTAGCCGTCCTGCGGTAACGGGTGCATAG
- a CDS encoding zinc-dependent alcohol dehydrogenase codes for MKAVCWHGANDVRVDNVPDPTILNPRDAILKVTATTICGSDLHIYDGYIPSMQPGDIIGHEFMGEIVETGREVRKLKKGDRVVVSSIIGCGQCHYCAHQQWSLCDNSNPGGALQEPIFGYSTGGIFGYSHLFGGYAGAQAEYVRIPFADHGCVKIPDGMTDEQALPISDAFPTGYMGADMCDIKPGDVVAVWGCGPVGLFAIRSAYLLGAEKVIGIDRFPERLAMAKVQCGAEVINYEEIDAGEALKEMTGGRGPDACIDAVGLEAHGTGLMGLYDEVKQSVRLETDRPHILRQMIVACRKGGVISVMGVYSGFIDKLPMGAAFNKGLTFKMGQMHGQRYMPKLIDHVLKGDIDPAFAFSHHMPLTEAKQAYEMFKHKTDKCIKVLLRP; via the coding sequence ATGAAAGCTGTTTGCTGGCATGGCGCGAATGATGTCCGCGTCGATAATGTTCCTGATCCAACCATCCTCAATCCGAGAGATGCCATTCTCAAAGTCACCGCTACAACGATTTGCGGTTCTGACTTGCACATCTACGATGGTTACATTCCCTCAATGCAGCCCGGAGACATTATCGGGCACGAATTCATGGGGGAAATCGTTGAAACTGGGCGCGAAGTTCGGAAATTGAAAAAGGGCGATCGCGTTGTCGTTTCCTCGATCATCGGCTGTGGTCAGTGTCACTATTGCGCTCACCAGCAGTGGTCACTTTGTGATAACTCTAATCCGGGTGGCGCGCTCCAAGAGCCGATATTCGGTTACAGCACAGGCGGAATTTTCGGCTACTCTCATCTATTCGGTGGGTATGCAGGCGCACAAGCGGAATATGTTCGCATTCCCTTCGCGGATCATGGCTGTGTGAAAATTCCTGACGGTATGACCGATGAGCAAGCATTACCGATTTCGGATGCGTTCCCGACGGGCTACATGGGCGCGGATATGTGTGATATCAAGCCTGGAGATGTCGTTGCAGTCTGGGGATGTGGTCCGGTTGGATTGTTCGCGATTCGGAGTGCCTATCTATTAGGGGCAGAAAAAGTGATTGGGATCGATCGCTTTCCCGAACGGTTAGCAATGGCGAAAGTGCAATGTGGTGCTGAAGTCATTAACTACGAAGAAATCGATGCAGGGGAAGCCCTCAAAGAGATGACAGGTGGACGTGGACCCGATGCCTGTATCGATGCAGTCGGACTTGAAGCACATGGAACTGGGCTGATGGGACTGTATGACGAAGTGAAACAAAGCGTTCGACTCGAAACCGATCGACCTCATATTCTGCGTCAAATGATCGTTGCTTGCCGCAAAGGTGGTGTGATTTCGGTGATGGGTGTGTACAGCGGCTTTATCGATAAGCTGCCGATGGGTGCTGCATTTAATAAAGGTCTCACGTTCAAAATGGGACAAATGCACGGACAGCGCTACATGCCGAAGCTGATCGATCACGTGCTCAAAGGTGACATTGATCCGGCGTTTGCGTTCTCACATCACATGCCGCTGACCGAAGCAAAGCAAGCTTACGAAATGTTCAAACACAAAACCGATAAATGTATCAAAGTTCTACTGAGACCTTAA
- the gndA gene encoding NADP-dependent phosphogluconate dehydrogenase produces MAQSFGVIGLAVMGENLALNVERNGFPVAVFNRSREKTDTFMANRAGGKNVKATYTIEEFVASLERPRKILIMVKAGAPVDAMIEQLKPLLDEGDILIDGGNSLFSDTARRARDLEAAKFTFIGMGVSGGEEGALNGPSLMPGGTKSAYEYLEPILTKIAAQVDDGACVTYIGPGGAGHYVKMVHNGIEYGDMQLIAEAYDLLKNVGGLDDNELYEVFTEWNTTPELNSYLIEITADIFKVFDPDTKQPLVDFILDAAGQKGTGRWTVTDALEQGVAIPTIIAAVNARIMSSYKTERLEAAQQLSYASPTFDGDKKTFINAVRDALYCSKICSYAQGMALLNVASQNYGYDLNLAECARIWKGGCIIRAGFLGKIQHAFTENPTLPNLLLAPEFKQSILDRQSAWREVIMAAARHGIAVPAFSASLDYFDSYRRERLPQNLTQAQRDYFGAHTYLRTDKEGVFHTEWTTLAQESSSSFSTPQKLTADQPRPSADDVEIKEVQTNR; encoded by the coding sequence ATGGCACAAAGTTTTGGTGTAATTGGTCTCGCTGTGATGGGTGAAAACCTGGCGCTCAATGTCGAGCGCAATGGCTTCCCCGTCGCAGTCTTTAACCGAAGCCGCGAAAAGACCGATACCTTCATGGCAAATCGGGCTGGCGGCAAAAATGTCAAGGCAACCTATACGATCGAAGAATTCGTTGCTTCGCTCGAACGCCCTCGGAAAATCTTGATTATGGTGAAAGCGGGCGCACCCGTGGACGCGATGATCGAGCAACTAAAGCCGCTACTCGATGAAGGTGACATCCTGATCGATGGCGGTAACTCTCTATTTAGCGATACTGCCCGTCGAGCGCGTGATCTCGAAGCTGCAAAATTCACCTTTATCGGAATGGGTGTGAGCGGTGGTGAAGAAGGTGCGCTGAATGGACCGAGTTTGATGCCAGGAGGCACGAAATCGGCTTACGAATATCTAGAGCCGATTTTGACCAAGATTGCCGCTCAGGTGGATGATGGCGCTTGTGTGACCTACATTGGTCCGGGTGGCGCAGGTCACTACGTCAAAATGGTGCACAACGGCATCGAGTACGGCGATATGCAGTTGATCGCAGAAGCCTATGATTTGCTGAAGAACGTGGGCGGACTCGATGACAACGAACTTTATGAAGTGTTCACCGAATGGAACACGACTCCCGAACTGAACTCTTATCTAATCGAAATTACCGCAGACATCTTCAAGGTTTTCGATCCAGATACGAAACAGCCCCTGGTTGATTTTATTCTCGATGCTGCTGGACAGAAAGGAACGGGACGCTGGACTGTCACTGATGCGCTCGAACAAGGGGTCGCAATTCCGACGATTATTGCTGCGGTAAACGCTCGCATTATGTCCTCGTACAAGACCGAGCGGCTTGAAGCTGCTCAACAGTTGAGCTATGCCAGTCCGACGTTTGACGGCGATAAAAAGACGTTTATCAATGCCGTCCGCGATGCGTTGTACTGCTCGAAAATCTGCTCGTACGCGCAAGGCATGGCACTGCTGAACGTGGCATCGCAAAACTACGGATACGACCTGAATCTGGCAGAATGTGCCCGAATTTGGAAAGGCGGCTGTATTATTCGTGCAGGTTTCCTCGGCAAGATTCAACATGCGTTCACCGAAAATCCGACGCTGCCGAACTTGCTCTTGGCTCCTGAATTCAAGCAATCGATTCTCGATCGACAATCGGCATGGCGTGAGGTGATCATGGCGGCTGCTCGTCACGGGATCGCGGTTCCTGCGTTTAGTGCGTCGCTAGATTATTTCGACAGCTACCGCCGCGAGCGTTTGCCACAAAACTTAACACAGGCGCAGCGCGATTATTTTGGTGCACACACCTACCTCCGCACTGACAAAGAAGGCGTATTCCACACGGAATGGACGACTTTGGCTCAAGAGTCTTCATCGAGTTTTTCGACTCCACAGAAGCTCACCGCCGATCAACCGCGTCCGAGTGCAGACGATGTTGAGATCAAAGAGGTGCAGACGAATCGATAG
- a CDS encoding ATP-dependent DNA helicase RecQ, protein MPRKKPVSIQQLAQDYLGYDDLRPGQEAAIASVLEHRDTLAVMPTGSGKSAIYQLTAARIPGSTIVVSPLLALQKDQVESIVAEVGHAAVVNSTISASNRAEVFDRWSNGEIEFLFLAPEQFNNADTIEHLQAASPSLFVIDEAHCISEWGHSFRPDYLRLGTVIEALGHPTTLALTATASPPVREEIMQRLGMNNPRIIVRGFDRPNLRLAVENYDDEAEKREIFIKRIQQLTKPGIVYVATRKATESLAEALNEAGINAIAYHAGLKTKEREQAQNAFMSDEAEVIVATTAFGMGVDKSNVRFVVHYNISDSIDSYYQEIGRAGRDGDPANIILFYTPDDLNLRKFFSGSGKLEKEKVIELAELVRQQSEPIHPKALKSLTDLSGTKIKTTLSHLELLGVVEALPTGEVFAKPDAPEIEQAAEEVLHAQERKIKVERSRLEMMRNYAEVLDCRRKYLLNYFGDPREELCGYCDNCNSGTANQQDDGRKPYQLNSRVAHKSWGEGTVMRYEGDKIVILFDEVGYKTISLEAALLRGLLQKVA, encoded by the coding sequence ATGCCAAGAAAGAAACCAGTTTCAATTCAGCAACTTGCTCAAGATTATCTAGGTTACGATGATCTTCGGCCCGGACAAGAAGCCGCGATCGCATCAGTTCTAGAACATCGCGACACTTTAGCCGTGATGCCGACCGGATCAGGCAAATCAGCAATCTATCAACTGACAGCCGCAAGAATTCCCGGATCAACGATCGTCGTTTCTCCACTTTTAGCACTCCAAAAAGATCAAGTAGAATCGATTGTTGCCGAAGTGGGTCATGCGGCAGTCGTGAATTCAACGATTTCTGCTTCTAATCGTGCAGAGGTTTTCGATCGCTGGAGTAATGGTGAAATTGAATTCCTCTTCCTCGCACCCGAACAATTTAACAATGCAGATACGATCGAGCATTTACAAGCTGCATCTCCTTCTCTGTTTGTCATTGACGAAGCACATTGCATCAGTGAATGGGGTCATAGTTTCCGCCCGGACTATCTGCGACTAGGAACCGTGATCGAAGCGTTAGGACATCCGACAACTCTAGCTCTGACTGCAACCGCATCGCCGCCTGTGCGAGAAGAAATCATGCAGCGATTAGGAATGAACAACCCGCGAATCATTGTTCGAGGCTTCGATCGTCCTAACTTACGTCTCGCGGTTGAGAACTACGATGATGAAGCGGAAAAGCGGGAGATTTTCATCAAACGCATTCAGCAATTAACTAAGCCAGGAATTGTGTATGTTGCCACTCGCAAAGCAACGGAATCTTTGGCTGAAGCACTCAATGAAGCGGGAATTAATGCGATCGCTTATCATGCAGGACTGAAAACTAAAGAACGCGAACAAGCTCAAAACGCTTTCATGTCTGATGAAGCAGAAGTGATTGTAGCAACGACCGCGTTTGGAATGGGTGTTGATAAGTCGAATGTTCGATTTGTGGTGCACTACAACATTAGTGACTCGATCGATAGTTACTACCAGGAAATCGGACGAGCCGGGCGAGATGGTGATCCTGCAAACATCATTTTGTTCTACACACCGGATGATTTAAACCTACGCAAGTTCTTCTCAGGTAGCGGCAAACTGGAGAAAGAAAAAGTCATTGAACTCGCTGAACTGGTTCGCCAACAATCAGAACCAATTCACCCAAAAGCTTTAAAGTCGCTGACTGATTTATCTGGAACAAAAATTAAAACAACATTAAGCCACTTAGAACTGCTAGGAGTCGTTGAAGCTTTGCCGACTGGAGAAGTATTCGCAAAACCGGACGCTCCTGAGATTGAACAAGCTGCCGAAGAAGTTCTACACGCACAAGAGCGCAAAATTAAAGTTGAGCGATCGCGCTTAGAGATGATGCGAAATTATGCTGAAGTTCTCGACTGTCGCCGCAAATACTTATTGAACTATTTCGGTGATCCCCGTGAAGAATTGTGTGGATATTGTGACAACTGCAACTCCGGAACTGCAAACCAGCAAGACGACGGGCGAAAACCCTATCAACTCAACAGCCGTGTCGCTCACAAGTCTTGGGGAGAAGGGACTGTAATGCGTTATGAAGGCGACAAAATCGTCATTCTGTTCGATGAAGTTGGATACAAGACCATCAGCCTGGAAGCCGCATTGTTACGGGGATTGCTTCAAAAAGTTGCGTAA
- a CDS encoding SDR family oxidoreductase, which yields MDLKPINQQVVAIVGASSGIGRDAALKFAERGAKVVVAARSQAGLASLVEEIYQRGGEAIAVVADVADYEQVKAIADKAVDRFGRLDTWVHAAATAIFATFDRITPEEFKRVIDVNLMGQVYGAMVALPLLKEEGRGSFISITSVEARRSLPYQSPYSASKHGTMGMIDALRLELKHQGYPINVANIMPGVINTPFYNKGKTKLGVKPMAPPPFYNASLVTDAILYAAEHEVRDYVVSDAGKILDVIQRISPGLVDAALLAVAFPLQRTEVEKGEDDPNNLFEPIQEPGYDRIDGDYKQFEIPSLLDHIDKTPAFSFGVLAAAVLGGLALLGGFSDRS from the coding sequence ATGGATTTAAAACCGATTAACCAACAAGTCGTCGCTATTGTCGGCGCATCAAGTGGAATTGGACGCGATGCGGCTCTGAAGTTCGCTGAGCGGGGTGCAAAAGTAGTCGTTGCGGCGCGGAGTCAGGCGGGGTTAGCTTCTCTAGTTGAAGAGATTTATCAACGCGGCGGAGAAGCGATCGCGGTTGTGGCAGATGTCGCAGATTACGAGCAAGTCAAAGCGATCGCAGACAAAGCGGTCGATCGATTTGGCAGACTTGATACTTGGGTTCACGCGGCTGCAACTGCCATATTTGCGACCTTCGATCGCATTACTCCCGAAGAGTTCAAGCGCGTGATTGATGTGAACTTGATGGGTCAAGTTTATGGTGCGATGGTTGCATTACCGTTGCTGAAAGAAGAAGGACGCGGCTCGTTCATCAGTATCACTTCGGTGGAAGCACGTCGATCGCTGCCGTATCAAAGCCCTTATTCCGCCTCGAAGCATGGAACAATGGGTATGATCGATGCACTGCGATTAGAACTAAAGCATCAAGGCTATCCGATTAATGTTGCGAACATCATGCCGGGAGTAATTAACACTCCGTTTTACAACAAAGGTAAAACAAAGCTGGGTGTTAAACCGATGGCTCCCCCTCCGTTCTACAATGCCAGCTTAGTTACAGATGCAATTCTGTACGCGGCTGAACATGAAGTACGTGACTATGTTGTGAGTGATGCAGGTAAGATCCTAGATGTCATTCAGCGCATTTCACCGGGATTAGTCGATGCAGCGTTATTAGCAGTCGCTTTCCCTCTACAGCGGACTGAAGTTGAAAAGGGTGAAGACGATCCGAACAATCTCTTCGAGCCGATTCAAGAGCCAGGATATGATCGCATTGATGGCGATTACAAACAATTTGAAATTCCGAGCTTGCTCGATCACATTGATAAAACGCCTGCTTTCTCGTTTGGTGTATTAGCGGCTGCGGTTCTCGGTGGACTCGCGTTGCTAGGTGGATTTAGCGATCGTAGTTAA
- a CDS encoding SRPBCC family protein has translation METESDKTINSSEQPPVTDTEKWASIVGGSAMVLFGLQKRSLRGILTAIAGGGLAYHGATADKSITDKVSDAVGLNKALKVEKTVTINRPVEELYNYWHDFENLPTFMKHVKSVTVSEGGKRSHWVANAPLGQEVEWDAEVIKDEPNRLIAWASLEGADVDNSGFVRFTPAPGDRGTEVKVVMEYEIAGGRLTAALAKLFGEEPEQQVGDELRRFKQLMEAGEIATTEGQPRCHG, from the coding sequence ATGGAAACTGAATCGGACAAAACAATTAACTCTTCTGAACAGCCACCCGTCACCGATACCGAAAAATGGGCATCGATCGTCGGTGGTAGCGCAATGGTGCTATTCGGACTACAAAAACGATCGCTCAGAGGTATCCTAACCGCGATCGCAGGTGGCGGTCTTGCTTACCACGGTGCAACCGCTGATAAAAGCATCACTGATAAAGTGAGTGATGCAGTCGGACTGAACAAAGCGCTCAAAGTTGAAAAGACGGTCACGATCAATCGACCTGTAGAAGAACTCTATAACTACTGGCACGACTTCGAGAATTTACCCACTTTCATGAAGCACGTCAAATCAGTGACGGTCAGCGAAGGTGGAAAGCGATCGCATTGGGTGGCAAATGCGCCGCTCGGTCAAGAAGTCGAATGGGATGCGGAAGTGATCAAAGATGAGCCGAATCGATTGATTGCTTGGGCATCGCTCGAAGGTGCGGATGTGGATAATTCGGGATTTGTGCGATTTACACCAGCACCGGGCGATCGAGGAACTGAGGTGAAGGTGGTGATGGAGTACGAGATTGCAGGCGGCAGACTGACGGCAGCTTTAGCGAAATTGTTTGGGGAAGAGCCAGAACAGCAGGTGGGTGATGAACTGCGCCGATTCAAGCAATTGATGGAAGCGGGTGAGATTGCCACCACTGAAGGTCAACCTCGGTGTCACGGGTAG
- a CDS encoding zinc-dependent alcohol dehydrogenase, which yields MKALCWHGALDVRVDNVPDPKILNPRDAIVKITSTAICGSDLHIYDGFIPTMQSGDILGHEFMGEVVEVGSAVKNINIGDRVVVPFTISCGNCYFCQKDLWSLCDNSNPNASLIEPLYGHSPAGLFGYSHFFGGYAGGQAEYARVPFADTGLFKIPPELTDEQVLFLTDIFPTGYMAAEHCDIKPGHVVAVWGCGPVGQFAIKSAFMLGADRVIAIDRVPERLEMAKTQCGAEVLNYEELDVGDALKEMTGGRGPDSVIDAVGLESHGTSIDYWVDKAKQAVRLETDRPIALRQAIVACSKGGTVSVPGVYGGFLDKIPMGAAFNKGLTFKMGQTHVHRYLDRLIGHIQRGDIDPSFVVTHTMPLEQAPQGYEIFKQKKDNCIKVVLKP from the coding sequence ATGAAAGCTTTGTGTTGGCATGGTGCGCTCGATGTTCGTGTCGATAATGTTCCTGATCCGAAGATTCTCAATCCGCGAGATGCGATCGTCAAAATTACATCGACTGCGATCTGTGGCTCTGACCTGCATATCTATGATGGCTTCATTCCCACGATGCAATCTGGAGATATTCTCGGTCACGAGTTCATGGGCGAAGTCGTCGAAGTGGGTTCTGCGGTCAAGAATATCAACATTGGCGATCGCGTCGTCGTTCCTTTCACGATTTCTTGTGGTAACTGTTACTTCTGCCAAAAAGACCTTTGGTCACTGTGCGATAACTCGAATCCGAATGCTTCGCTGATTGAACCTTTGTATGGTCATTCTCCAGCCGGATTGTTTGGCTATTCCCATTTCTTTGGTGGATATGCAGGCGGACAAGCTGAATATGCTCGTGTGCCGTTTGCGGACACAGGATTGTTCAAGATTCCACCTGAGTTGACGGATGAACAAGTGCTATTCTTGACTGACATTTTCCCGACGGGATACATGGCAGCAGAACATTGTGATATCAAACCCGGTCATGTTGTTGCGGTTTGGGGTTGCGGTCCGGTGGGACAGTTCGCAATCAAGAGCGCGTTTATGCTGGGAGCTGATCGAGTCATTGCCATCGATCGAGTTCCCGAACGCTTGGAGATGGCGAAAACTCAGTGCGGTGCAGAGGTTCTAAACTACGAAGAACTCGATGTCGGTGATGCCCTCAAAGAAATGACCGGCGGACGCGGACCTGATTCGGTGATTGATGCGGTCGGTTTAGAATCTCACGGAACGAGCATCGATTACTGGGTCGATAAAGCCAAGCAAGCGGTTCGACTCGAAACTGATCGACCAATTGCCTTAAGACAAGCGATCGTGGCTTGTAGTAAAGGTGGAACGGTTTCGGTTCCAGGGGTGTATGGTGGCTTTCTCGATAAAATCCCGATGGGAGCCGCGTTTAACAAGGGGCTAACCTTCAAGATGGGACAAACTCATGTGCATCGCTATCTCGATCGATTGATCGGACACATTCAGCGGGGCGACATTGATCCGTCATTTGTGGTGACTCACACCATGCCATTAGAGCAAGCCCCTCAGGGATATGAGATCTTCAAACAGAAGAAAGATAACTGTATTAAGGTTGTGCTGAAGCCGTAG
- a CDS encoding DUF6335 family protein gives MTYSKNPGYQDISDEADLEASLHNLGGDVEDDFENEDLEDEQDYGDVPQEYTESYGTGVVEMPGYAIGGRTMHDRDSELHEASAVLTGGDIDANYEQANAVGDESVGGTVSTPDMDIVDDLGRAVGLEMSDHNYLHTNEILEGRDDRRWELEPSSSEDYEDRRNEED, from the coding sequence ATGACTTACAGCAAAAATCCAGGATACCAAGATATCTCTGACGAAGCAGATCTAGAGGCATCGTTGCATAATTTGGGCGGCGATGTTGAAGATGACTTTGAAAACGAAGATCTCGAAGATGAGCAAGACTACGGCGATGTTCCGCAGGAGTACACCGAATCATACGGCACGGGTGTCGTGGAAATGCCGGGATATGCGATCGGCGGTCGAACAATGCACGATCGAGACAGTGAACTTCATGAAGCTTCTGCCGTGTTGACAGGTGGCGATATCGATGCGAACTATGAGCAAGCCAACGCAGTCGGTGATGAATCGGTTGGCGGCACCGTATCAACGCCAGATATGGATATTGTGGATGATTTGGGGCGTGCAGTGGGCTTAGAAATGAGCGATCACAACTATCTGCACACCAATGAAATTCTAGAAGGACGTGACGATCGCAGATGGGAGCTTGAGCCTTCCTCTTCTGAAGATTACGAAGACCGTAGAAACGAAGAAGACTAA